A genomic region of Candidatus Neomarinimicrobiota bacterium contains the following coding sequences:
- a CDS encoding chemotaxis protein CheW: MPEKEEKPTGEEFQFVNFRLREEEFGVEVSSVREIIRVTDISRIPEAPSFIQGVTNLRGQIIPVIDLSKRFNLVPLETLPESARIIVTGVNEQIAGILVDEVPEVLKIVEENIEPTPELIQIEIKKDYIKGVAKLENRLIILLDLEKVLAPHEVVELADLSSPESET, encoded by the coding sequence ATGCCGGAAAAAGAAGAGAAACCAACAGGTGAAGAATTTCAGTTCGTCAACTTCCGGCTAAGGGAGGAGGAATTTGGGGTGGAGGTCAGCTCTGTGAGGGAAATAATCAGGGTAACGGATATCAGTCGCATACCGGAAGCTCCCTCCTTCATACAAGGAGTGACAAACCTCCGTGGACAGATAATACCGGTAATTGATTTATCAAAGCGATTTAACTTGGTTCCCCTGGAAACACTACCGGAAAGTGCCCGGATCATAGTGACGGGGGTAAATGAACAGATAGCTGGAATACTGGTGGATGAGGTTCCGGAAGTATTGAAAATTGTTGAAGAGAATATTGAGCCAACTCCAGAATTAATTCAGATCGAGATAAAAAAAGACTATATAAAAGGGGTCGCCAAATTAGAAAATAGGCTCATAATTCTTCTGGATTTAGAGAAGGTATTAGCTCCCCATGAAGTAGTAGAACTGGCTGACCTTAGTAGTCCCGAATCGGAAACATAG
- a CDS encoding chemotaxis response regulator protein-glutamate methylesterase produces the protein MVKKKTRVLVVDDSAFMRKLITNIVESDPELEVIQTARDGVDALKAVHRLKPDVVTLDIEMPEIDGITALVYIMEQFPTPVIMVTGLSTFLGEQTIKALEYGAVGFIQKPKGAVSANFKDLKKELIQQIKLAVRVDMKKLRPIKVGRAVERVSKPVHKSSDKIIVIASSSGGPRALSQIIPELPVGLAAGVVVIQHMPAAFIQSFANRLDWESVLDVKVAEDLEPVLQGKVLIMPADHHFRIVSERKNKQLIELIPLSREEKNRLISADEVMLSSAPIYGKNVVGVVLTGMGNDGTEGLKEIKKHGGYTIAEAESTAIVFGMSKAAIDAGVVDKIIPLPEIAKEIVKTVNS, from the coding sequence ATGGTTAAAAAGAAGACACGTGTTCTGGTTGTGGACGATTCAGCATTTATGCGAAAACTTATAACAAACATAGTCGAGTCTGATCCAGAGCTGGAAGTCATTCAAACCGCTCGCGATGGCGTTGACGCCCTAAAAGCAGTCCACAGACTCAAGCCCGACGTTGTTACCCTTGACATTGAAATGCCAGAGATAGATGGTATTACTGCCCTGGTATACATTATGGAGCAATTCCCAACACCAGTGATTATGGTGACTGGTTTAAGCACGTTCCTGGGTGAACAAACAATCAAAGCACTGGAATATGGAGCCGTGGGGTTTATACAAAAACCCAAAGGAGCGGTTTCTGCGAATTTCAAAGACCTTAAAAAGGAGTTAATCCAACAGATAAAGCTTGCTGTCAGAGTTGATATGAAGAAACTAAGACCGATTAAGGTGGGAAGGGCTGTAGAGAGAGTATCGAAACCAGTTCACAAGTCTTCTGACAAGATTATAGTCATTGCCAGTTCATCAGGAGGCCCGAGGGCCTTATCACAGATAATTCCGGAGCTACCTGTGGGCCTGGCTGCAGGGGTGGTCGTAATTCAACATATGCCGGCCGCATTCATCCAATCCTTTGCAAATAGGCTTGATTGGGAATCGGTATTGGATGTGAAAGTTGCTGAAGATCTGGAGCCTGTTCTGCAAGGAAAGGTTCTGATTATGCCAGCCGACCATCATTTCAGGATTGTTTCAGAAAGAAAGAATAAACAATTAATCGAGTTGATTCCTCTTTCACGAGAAGAAAAAAACCGACTAATATCGGCAGATGAAGTGATGCTTTCGTCTGCCCCCATTTATGGAAAGAATGTGGTTGGAGTAGTATTGACAGGCATGGGAAATGATGGTACCGAAGGTCTAAAGGAGATAAAGAAGCATGGTGGTTACACAATCGCAGAGGCTGAATCAACTGCCATCGTATTTGGGATGTCAAAAGCAGCTATTGACGCGGGGGTTGTCGACAAGATTATTCCATTACCTGAAATAGCGAAGGAGATCGTTAAGACAGTTAACAGTTGA
- a CDS encoding methyl-accepting chemotaxis protein produces the protein MKLNATIASKLLLGFGIVLLIFAISGVLTITLLRDIGNHLDNIISVRQPANAAAYEMEINLIGTGFGLLGYLEDRDPKHLERIKDDIEDFGKYHKEYRELEKTEEARELAITLGKEYDTFKDLANKIIALEDEQDKKIVTLFNNHELMDNLLDEKIQVSIKSGEPQAYEKMQAAMELEINVNGIAKGLGEYLRTHQTQYEDRVLKDETDFRRFLKVYEGLSLTFEERQWASEIGRLFENSATLSEEIIKIDKDIGTGRDEFVRIRRSMDVLMDDEIQVRTNKDLEISEDEAKRSNNFATTMILVFLLSGIIIGSLAAVFITRSITGPLIMVVDRVSEIAGSAGDLTAEVPVTTKDEVGDLAGAFNKMLRGLKEMIIKIMGNAASVSASSQQLSSSAQQTNASAQQVSSTIQQLAKGAQSQAERVEETTRVMEQLNAAITQSAQSAGQAAAASTRASQSAQRGAETVKESVETMDKISDTTTVTSEAVSKLGERSEQMAEIVDVITNVADQTNLLALNAAIEAARAGEAGRGFAVVAEEVRKLAESSGKSASEIGDLIKQTIKETNEAVKNMDTTSREVTAGKDLITKSGAALEEIVAANQNVSTMLQQISAASQQMSSGARQVVGSVEEVATIAEEASTSTQQAGASTQQMVATMQEMTSSAQSLAEMGVELNNLVSEFKTGEEVVKRAPVKPAPPMPKHRPVTPSVVPLNERLSEARKKMEKIREPFPPEPKPTSPKPVLTKPVAVKPKPSRPEQPKPTLSQPVPKKVKKEIKPENKVEKKPGDKGG, from the coding sequence ATGAAATTGAATGCGACAATTGCAAGTAAGTTGTTGTTAGGCTTTGGGATCGTGCTACTGATTTTTGCAATCTCTGGAGTGCTCACTATTACTCTGCTTCGGGATATTGGCAATCACTTGGATAACATAATCAGTGTAAGACAGCCTGCAAACGCGGCAGCTTATGAGATGGAGATCAATTTGATTGGTACAGGATTTGGCCTCTTAGGCTATCTGGAGGATCGTGATCCAAAGCACTTGGAGCGTATCAAAGACGATATAGAGGATTTTGGAAAATATCACAAAGAGTACAGAGAATTGGAAAAGACAGAGGAAGCTAGAGAGTTAGCGATTACGCTTGGTAAGGAATACGATACGTTTAAGGATTTAGCCAACAAGATTATCGCATTAGAGGATGAGCAGGATAAAAAGATAGTCACTTTATTTAACAACCATGAGTTGATGGACAATCTTTTGGATGAGAAGATTCAAGTGTCCATCAAATCAGGTGAACCTCAAGCCTATGAAAAGATGCAGGCTGCAATGGAGTTGGAAATTAATGTCAACGGAATTGCAAAGGGTCTGGGGGAATACTTGAGAACCCACCAGACACAATATGAAGATCGTGTTTTGAAGGATGAAACAGATTTCAGACGTTTCTTAAAGGTGTATGAAGGTCTAAGTCTCACATTCGAGGAGAGACAATGGGCATCAGAGATTGGCCGTCTTTTTGAAAATAGTGCAACGCTTTCCGAGGAGATTATCAAAATAGATAAAGATATAGGAACAGGCCGGGATGAATTTGTTAGGATTCGAAGAAGTATGGATGTTCTAATGGATGATGAAATCCAGGTTCGTACTAACAAAGATCTTGAAATCTCAGAGGATGAGGCCAAGAGATCAAACAACTTTGCCACTACTATGATTTTGGTTTTTCTACTAAGTGGAATCATTATCGGCAGTCTAGCTGCAGTTTTCATTACCCGAAGCATTACAGGGCCGCTTATCATGGTGGTAGACAGAGTAAGTGAAATCGCTGGGTCAGCCGGGGATTTAACTGCTGAAGTACCGGTGACGACAAAGGATGAAGTTGGAGATCTGGCTGGTGCATTCAACAAGATGCTGCGAGGACTGAAGGAGATGATCATAAAGATCATGGGCAATGCCGCAAGCGTCTCAGCGTCCAGCCAGCAGCTTTCCTCATCCGCTCAACAGACCAACGCATCGGCTCAGCAGGTATCATCCACAATTCAACAATTGGCAAAGGGAGCTCAGTCACAGGCCGAGCGGGTTGAAGAGACTACCAGGGTAATGGAGCAACTCAATGCTGCCATCACGCAATCAGCACAATCAGCAGGACAGGCAGCCGCAGCATCCACCCGGGCCAGCCAGTCTGCGCAGAGAGGAGCCGAGACGGTGAAAGAGAGTGTTGAGACCATGGATAAGATATCCGACACCACCACGGTTACTTCTGAAGCAGTAAGCAAACTAGGCGAGCGTTCCGAACAGATGGCAGAAATTGTAGACGTTATTACCAATGTTGCTGACCAGACAAATCTTCTCGCGTTAAATGCGGCCATTGAGGCGGCCAGGGCAGGTGAAGCGGGTCGAGGATTTGCCGTGGTTGCCGAGGAAGTAAGGAAGCTTGCCGAAAGTTCAGGTAAGTCCGCATCGGAGATAGGAGATCTAATTAAACAAACCATCAAAGAGACGAATGAAGCGGTAAAAAATATGGATACCACTTCTAGAGAAGTTACTGCGGGGAAGGACCTTATTACGAAATCGGGCGCTGCTTTGGAAGAGATTGTGGCTGCGAACCAGAATGTATCCACCATGCTTCAGCAGATCTCGGCTGCTTCCCAGCAGATGTCATCTGGTGCCCGGCAGGTTGTAGGCTCGGTGGAAGAAGTGGCGACCATTGCCGAAGAAGCTTCCACTTCTACTCAACAGGCGGGCGCCTCCACACAACAGATGGTTGCTACCATGCAGGAGATGACCTCCAGCGCCCAATCTCTGGCTGAAATGGGTGTCGAATTGAACAACCTCGTTTCCGAGTTTAAGACCGGCGAAGAGGTGGTGAAAAGAGCTCCAGTCAAGCCGGCTCCCCCAATGCCGAAACATCGGCCGGTGACACCCTCAGTAGTACCCTTGAATGAACGGCTTTCTGAAGCAAGAAAAAAGATGGAGAAAATTAGAGAGCCGTTTCCACCGGAACCGAAACCCACTTCACCAAAGCCAGTTCTGACAAAACCGGTCGCAGTTAAACCAAAACCATCAAGACCGGAACAACCGAAACCAACCCTGTCACAGCCAGTTCCAAAAAAGGTTAAGAAGGAGATAAAGCCGGAAAACAAAGTAGAGAAAAAACCCGGAGATAAAGGGGGGTAA
- a CDS encoding chemotaxis protein CheD yields MAHIVLPSSGESLDKANSLKFTDVAIARMVNEMQRRGAQIQNIKAKIFGGANMFPEIINASSDMDIGERNIMAVRKELDTHSIEISFEETGGHIGRSVILDTKDGSVVVSSANLNSQEG; encoded by the coding sequence ATGGCTCACATTGTGCTTCCCTCTTCTGGAGAATCTTTGGATAAAGCCAATTCTCTAAAATTCACAGATGTAGCCATCGCCAGAATGGTTAACGAGATGCAGAGAAGGGGCGCGCAGATTCAAAACATAAAAGCGAAGATATTTGGTGGTGCAAATATGTTCCCAGAGATCATTAACGCTAGCAGTGATATGGATATTGGTGAACGAAATATCATGGCAGTCCGTAAAGAACTAGATACACACAGTATTGAAATCAGCTTCGAGGAAACTGGTGGTCATATTGGGCGTTCTGTCATACTTGACACAAAGGATGGTTCAGTTGTAGTGAGCAGTGCCAACTTGAACAGTCAAGAAGGCTAA
- a CDS encoding response regulator transcription factor codes for MNPIRVLLAEDHTIVRKGLQALLNGQGDIEVVGEAEDGFEVVNRSQELHPDVIVMDISMPNLSGLEATRQIKKLLPEIKVLILSVHTSEEYIFQTLRAGASGYVVKKAAPEELITAIYSISQGETYLSPAVSKVVVEEYVHLAGEERREDSLDRLTAREREVLQLIAEGNTTREAAKKLFISVKTVETHRSRLMSKLDIHGIAGLTKFAIGRGLISGEL; via the coding sequence ATGAACCCCATTAGAGTTTTGCTGGCTGAAGACCACACCATTGTTCGCAAGGGTCTTCAGGCCCTTTTGAACGGTCAGGGGGATATAGAGGTGGTAGGCGAAGCGGAAGATGGCTTTGAGGTTGTAAATAGATCTCAGGAACTTCATCCCGATGTGATTGTGATGGACATTTCCATGCCCAACCTGAGCGGGTTGGAAGCAACCCGGCAAATCAAGAAACTGCTGCCAGAGATAAAAGTCCTGATTCTCTCGGTGCACACTAGCGAAGAATACATCTTTCAGACCCTTCGGGCAGGTGCCTCTGGGTATGTCGTGAAAAAGGCTGCACCCGAAGAACTCATTACCGCCATATACAGTATTAGCCAAGGGGAAACCTACCTCAGCCCGGCCGTATCCAAGGTGGTTGTGGAAGAGTATGTTCACCTGGCTGGAGAAGAAAGAAGGGAAGATTCATTGGACAGACTGACTGCAAGGGAGCGTGAGGTGTTGCAGTTGATCGCCGAGGGGAATACTACCCGGGAAGCAGCAAAGAAACTCTTTATCAGCGTCAAGACTGTTGAAACCCACAGATCGCGTTTGATGAGTAAACTCGACATCCATGGAATAGCTGGGCTCACCAAGTTTGCGATTGGCAGGGGATTGATAAGCGGAGAATTGTAG
- a CDS encoding response regulator — translation MASILIVDDSKFMRKMLSDILTEEGHQIAGEAENAMEAIELYKVLNPDLVTLDVIMPEVEGVDTYSAVKEIVKMDSGTKIIIISTMGQEEIVKEYIEAGAKDFIIKPFQASDVAKAVTNAIVNS, via the coding sequence ATGGCAAGTATCTTAATCGTTGATGACTCCAAATTCATGCGCAAGATGCTTTCAGACATCCTTACTGAAGAGGGGCACCAGATCGCAGGAGAAGCGGAGAACGCCATGGAAGCTATTGAACTATACAAAGTGCTCAACCCTGATCTGGTGACTCTGGATGTTATCATGCCTGAGGTTGAAGGAGTTGATACATATTCTGCCGTAAAAGAGATAGTAAAAATGGATTCCGGGACCAAGATCATCATAATAAGTACGATGGGGCAAGAGGAAATAGTCAAAGAATACATTGAAGCCGGAGCTAAGGATTTTATAATCAAACCCTTTCAAGCTTCCGATGTAGCAAAGGCTGTAACTAATGCAATAGTGAATTCTTAG
- a CDS encoding response regulator transcription factor has product MFSYTNGNSLGDGIRKDTIRTLIVDDDRRFRDLVKVFLAKEPSIRVIGEAVNGKEAILKTRDFKPDVVLMDVRMPVMNGLDATRLIKDEMPGVKIIILTVFDLDAYKERGQANGSGGFVLKKNLHTDLLPAIHQACD; this is encoded by the coding sequence ATGTTTTCATATACTAACGGTAACTCACTTGGGGATGGAATCCGTAAGGATACCATAAGAACCCTGATAGTTGATGATGATCGCCGTTTTCGCGATCTGGTCAAAGTTTTTCTCGCCAAGGAACCGTCAATACGGGTAATAGGTGAAGCTGTGAATGGCAAGGAAGCGATTCTCAAGACCCGAGATTTCAAGCCGGATGTCGTTCTCATGGACGTGCGCATGCCGGTGATGAACGGGCTGGATGCCACAAGACTGATTAAGGATGAGATGCCGGGAGTCAAAATAATTATCCTGACGGTTTTCGATCTGGACGCATACAAGGAAAGAGGACAAGCCAACGGTTCCGGGGGCTTTGTGCTGAAGAAAAACCTCCATACGGATCTGCTTCCAGCCATTCATCAAGCTTGTGATTGA
- a CDS encoding protein-glutamate O-methyltransferase CheR: MDLVESRRREPANIDKIEIEKEFKFLLDKVRRNRNLDFSHYRPQVLKRRIEHRLHLTQCATYLDYIMLLNKDPQEYDRLIESLTIKVSEFFRDPPVFDLLGEVIIPEVISQKEKQGGKRIRAWSCGSALGQEAFSMAILFCENLGNRLNDYDVQIIGTDIDQNALEQAAWSSYESKALGKMKPHLLYKYFTRFDDDYIVNDRVRALVTFRYHDVVSGNPMSEVDLVLCRNLLIYFERELQEEALYNIHSAMKSDGLLILGMTETLPVPMVDYFEAIDPIIRAYVKK, encoded by the coding sequence GTGGATCTGGTTGAATCAAGAAGGAGGGAACCGGCGAATATTGACAAAATAGAGATCGAAAAAGAGTTCAAGTTTCTCCTGGATAAAGTAAGGAGAAATAGAAACTTAGATTTTAGCCATTATCGGCCGCAGGTTTTAAAAAGGAGAATCGAACATAGACTACACCTGACCCAATGTGCTACATATCTGGACTATATAATGTTACTTAATAAAGATCCTCAAGAGTATGACAGACTCATTGAAAGTTTGACTATAAAGGTGAGTGAGTTTTTTCGTGATCCCCCGGTCTTTGATCTATTAGGAGAGGTTATCATTCCGGAAGTCATTTCTCAAAAGGAGAAGCAGGGTGGTAAACGGATCAGGGCCTGGTCGTGTGGATCAGCATTGGGTCAGGAAGCATTCAGTATGGCGATACTCTTTTGCGAAAACCTGGGCAACAGGTTGAATGATTATGATGTACAGATTATAGGGACAGACATAGATCAGAATGCCTTGGAGCAAGCAGCATGGAGCTCATATGAGAGCAAGGCACTAGGTAAAATGAAGCCACACTTACTGTATAAATATTTTACCCGGTTTGATGATGACTATATAGTGAACGATCGCGTGAGAGCATTAGTTACTTTCAGATACCACGATGTGGTCTCGGGTAATCCCATGTCCGAGGTGGATTTGGTTTTATGTCGGAATCTGTTGATTTATTTTGAGAGGGAACTCCAGGAAGAAGCGCTTTACAACATTCACTCTGCCATGAAGTCTGATGGTTTGCTCATCCTGGGCATGACTGAGACGCTACCAGTACCAATGGTTGATTATTTTGAGGCGATAGATCCAATAATAAGGGCATATGTGAAAAAATGA
- a CDS encoding PAS domain S-box protein, translated as MKDQQKTKNQLIKELEELRERVAELELAGPKESEERFRTSVENMLDCFGIYTAIRDESGVIVDFRIDFINAAACGSNRMTREEQIGKGLCELLPAHRETGLFDEYCHVVDSGRPLEKETLEYEDAYGKKSLSRAFDIRASKLGDGFVAAWRDITERKQLTEDLRLSEERYKSLYNSSKEAIGWADIDGTLLDVNDSFCTLTGYSREELLTGKKYQDLTPEEYHDYEAKMVGSMIRTGEPVEYEKEYIKKDGSRVPILLTVFAALGKTGLPIGVAAIVRDISEQKESEHDLRQSEEKYRQLVSTSTDAIILVDAETKSFIEVNKACEKLYGYSQEEFRHMTVRDTSAEPEKSDAAIKDMIDGRLKRIPVRYHKKKDGTIFPLEISTSTFMMGDRRVLCGIARDISEQLKAREELERRRRDLRRLTIRLVTAQEEERKRVSMELHDEFGQALTAAQINLASIKTELPPGSPSDLLEKLEETSSLTDELPERSRELSLELRPTLLDDLGLAPTIRWYTDRFTKRLNVNVEVNVGDFEERLPGEIETVIYRVMQEAMTNISRHAEARNVRIDLKRKKSSVMMLVEDDGKGFVVQAVVDRETPEGRLGLIGMEERVGYLGGSLDIRSTPGKGTTIRVEMPMEEVV; from the coding sequence ATGAAAGATCAACAAAAAACTAAGAATCAGCTTATAAAAGAATTGGAGGAATTGCGCGAACGCGTTGCCGAACTTGAACTCGCCGGCCCGAAAGAGAGCGAGGAGCGGTTCAGAACTTCCGTCGAAAATATGCTTGATTGTTTTGGCATATACACGGCCATTCGTGACGAATCGGGAGTTATTGTCGATTTTCGAATCGATTTTATTAACGCAGCAGCCTGCGGAAGTAACAGAATGACCAGGGAAGAGCAAATTGGAAAAGGGCTTTGCGAATTATTACCGGCCCACCGTGAAACGGGCCTTTTCGATGAATACTGTCACGTTGTCGACTCGGGCAGGCCCCTGGAGAAAGAGACCCTGGAGTACGAGGACGCGTATGGAAAGAAGAGTCTTTCCAGAGCATTTGACATAAGAGCTTCCAAGCTGGGCGACGGGTTTGTCGCCGCATGGAGGGACATCACCGAGCGTAAGCAACTGACAGAAGACTTGCGCTTGAGTGAAGAACGTTACAAAAGTCTGTACAATTCTTCCAAGGAGGCGATTGGGTGGGCCGATATCGATGGAACGTTGCTCGATGTCAATGATTCGTTCTGTACCCTGACGGGCTACTCGAGGGAAGAACTGCTCACCGGCAAGAAATATCAGGATTTAACGCCTGAGGAGTATCACGACTACGAAGCCAAAATGGTGGGTAGTATGATCAGAACAGGTGAGCCAGTAGAGTATGAAAAAGAGTACATCAAAAAGGACGGATCACGTGTTCCGATTCTTCTGACAGTTTTCGCAGCCTTGGGAAAAACTGGCCTGCCAATCGGAGTAGCTGCGATTGTCAGAGACATCTCCGAGCAAAAAGAATCCGAGCATGACCTGCGGCAAAGCGAGGAGAAATACCGGCAGCTTGTATCGACTTCTACCGATGCGATCATACTGGTCGATGCCGAAACGAAGAGCTTCATTGAGGTCAACAAGGCGTGTGAAAAGCTCTACGGATACAGCCAGGAAGAGTTCAGACACATGACGGTGAGAGACACCTCTGCAGAACCGGAGAAGTCTGATGCGGCAATCAAAGACATGATCGACGGACGTCTGAAGAGAATCCCGGTCCGCTATCACAAAAAGAAAGACGGCACCATATTTCCCTTGGAGATATCTACCAGCACATTCATGATGGGCGACCGAAGGGTACTGTGCGGGATCGCCAGGGATATCTCCGAACAGCTGAAGGCAAGAGAGGAGCTGGAAAGGCGTCGAAGGGACCTGCGCAGATTGACCATCCGATTAGTTACTGCTCAGGAGGAAGAACGGAAGCGAGTTTCCATGGAACTCCACGATGAGTTCGGACAGGCATTGACAGCCGCGCAGATTAACCTTGCTTCCATCAAAACTGAATTGCCACCCGGTTCACCTTCTGATCTATTGGAGAAATTAGAGGAAACAAGTTCATTGACTGATGAGTTGCCGGAACGTTCTCGGGAGTTATCACTGGAATTACGACCCACCCTGCTCGATGATCTCGGCCTGGCACCAACGATTCGGTGGTATACCGATCGGTTTACGAAGAGGCTCAATGTCAATGTCGAAGTGAATGTGGGTGATTTTGAAGAACGACTACCAGGGGAGATAGAAACGGTGATTTACCGCGTCATGCAAGAAGCTATGACGAATATATCCCGGCACGCGGAAGCCAGGAATGTTCGTATAGACCTGAAGCGCAAGAAATCGTCAGTTATGATGTTGGTTGAGGATGACGGGAAGGGGTTCGTTGTTCAGGCCGTGGTAGATCGGGAAACACCCGAGGGAAGATTAGGATTGATTGGGATGGAAGAAAGAGTGGGCTATCTTGGTGGTAGTTTGGATATTCGATCTACCCCTGGCAAGGGAACCACGATTAGGGTAGAAATGCCCATGGAGGAGGTCGTATGA
- a CDS encoding chemotaxis protein CheA yields MEISEYQQLFLSEAREILQLQNKTLVELEKNPADVSLFHELFRLSHTFKSMAQTMGYDNIAQLTHSMESTLAVLKSEVPQAETDIVNLLFKSLDTLDTLIEDVQGNKIEPIDVAPLIERFDLLASTISSNKGKSKKTKTSRSESSDNLYREVNEGKDIEATASTGEIQSVRIPLTHLDSLMDITGELAINKIQLDRISKAIENETLEEVVAQMSRLTSQLQDQMMQIRLIPLEHIFSPYHRLVRDIAVAQKKEIDLIIEGSNIGLDRSIQDEINEPLIHIIKNAVTHGIEEPKLRKKLGKERRGTIKLIARREKNSVVLELSDDGRGMDIEEIKEAAIATGVISEEELLDLTEEEIAMLITYPGYTRAKTVTEAAGRGMGLNVSRVKVESLGGTLNIDSKPKEGTTIFLKLPLTMAIVQAMLIGIENETYCIPLSFIAETIKVSKQAIRTMEHHDIISYRDSVLPLIQLRKKLGFPTSGQQSNNGKIPIVVVEVGSNKAGLIVDRLLGQQDVVIKTLTGMLTRIKNTSGATILGTGKVALIIDIASLFKKEI; encoded by the coding sequence ATGGAGATATCAGAATATCAGCAGCTATTCCTTTCTGAGGCGCGGGAGATTCTCCAGTTACAAAATAAAACTCTGGTCGAACTGGAGAAGAACCCAGCGGATGTATCTCTGTTCCATGAATTATTTCGTTTGAGTCACACATTTAAGAGCATGGCTCAGACTATGGGTTATGATAATATTGCTCAACTTACCCATTCGATGGAATCCACCCTGGCAGTGTTGAAAAGTGAAGTACCACAGGCAGAGACTGATATAGTGAATTTACTTTTCAAATCCCTGGATACTCTGGATACTCTGATTGAGGATGTACAGGGGAACAAGATTGAACCAATAGATGTGGCTCCCTTGATTGAGAGATTTGATTTGCTTGCTTCCACAATCTCATCAAATAAAGGGAAATCTAAGAAAACAAAGACATCAAGATCCGAATCGTCTGATAATCTTTACAGGGAGGTGAACGAAGGAAAAGACATCGAGGCAACTGCTTCCACAGGTGAAATTCAGTCGGTACGCATTCCCTTGACTCATCTGGACAGCCTCATGGATATCACGGGTGAATTGGCTATCAATAAAATCCAGCTCGATCGGATATCGAAGGCAATTGAGAATGAGACTCTGGAAGAAGTGGTGGCTCAAATGTCCCGGTTGACTTCCCAGCTTCAGGATCAGATGATGCAGATCAGGCTTATACCTTTGGAACATATATTTTCTCCTTATCACCGGTTGGTGAGAGACATTGCAGTGGCTCAGAAGAAGGAAATCGATTTGATCATTGAGGGGAGCAACATCGGTCTGGACCGGAGCATACAGGATGAGATAAATGAGCCGCTGATTCATATCATTAAAAATGCAGTTACTCACGGGATTGAAGAACCCAAATTGAGGAAAAAACTTGGTAAGGAAAGAAGGGGCACGATTAAGCTGATCGCCCGAAGAGAGAAAAACTCAGTCGTCTTGGAACTGTCCGATGATGGGCGGGGGATGGACATAGAAGAGATAAAGGAAGCTGCAATAGCAACGGGAGTCATCAGCGAGGAAGAACTTTTAGATCTTACCGAGGAAGAAATAGCAATGCTTATCACCTACCCTGGATATACCAGGGCAAAGACAGTAACTGAGGCAGCCGGCAGGGGAATGGGTCTGAATGTATCGAGGGTTAAAGTGGAATCTTTGGGGGGGACATTAAACATTGATAGCAAGCCCAAAGAAGGAACCACTATATTTTTAAAACTACCTCTAACTATGGCTATAGTCCAGGCCATGTTGATTGGCATTGAAAATGAAACCTATTGTATCCCATTATCCTTTATTGCTGAAACAATAAAGGTGTCTAAACAGGCGATAAGGACCATGGAGCATCACGACATAATTTCCTACAGAGATTCCGTCCTTCCGCTTATCCAGTTAAGGAAAAAACTTGGTTTTCCAACTTCAGGACAACAATCCAACAATGGTAAGATTCCTATTGTAGTAGTTGAAGTGGGATCAAACAAGGCCGGTTTGATTGTAGATCGACTTTTGGGGCAACAGGATGTTGTGATCAAGACTTTAACCGGAATGTTGACAAGAATCAAGAACACGTCTGGTGCTACCATCCTGGGAACGGGAAAGGTAGCACTTATAATAGATATCGCATCGTTGTTCAAAAAGGAGATTTAG